Within Halopelagius longus, the genomic segment TTCGTCGACGCCGTCGCCCGTCGTCGCCACCGTCTCGACGACGACGGGGTGCCACGTCTCCGTCTCGTCACTCGCTCCGTCCTCGTTTCCGTCTCCGTCGTCCAACGCCTCGTCGCCGCCGAAGGCGTCGCTTCCGTGGTGTCCGGAATCGAGTCTCGCGCCGGGGTTGTCGCGGAGGTGTATCATCTCTTCCAGTTCGGCGACGGTCCGGGGCGTCCCGTCCATGTCGGCTTTGTTGACGACGAAGACGTCGCCGATTTCGAGGATGCCCGCCTTGAGCATCTGCACGTCGTCGCCGCTTCCGGGTTGCACGAGGACGGTCACGGTGTCTGCGGTGCGGACGACGTCCACCTCGTTTTGGCCCGCGCCGACCGTCTCGACGATAATCTTGTCCTTGCCGAACGCGTCGAGGGCCTTCACGGCGTCGGAGGTGGCCGTCGAGAGGCCGCCGAGTTGTCCCCGCGCGCTCATCGACCGGAAGAACACGTCCATGTCGCCGACGTTCGACGCCATGCGGATTCGGTCGCCGAGGACCGCGCCGCCGGAGTACGGCGAGGAGGGGTCCACCGCGATGACGCCGACGGTCAGTCCGGCGTCGCGGTACGCCTTCGCCAGTTTGTCCACGAGCGTCGATTTCCCCGCGCCGGGACTCCCCGTGATGCCGATGACGTCCGCGCCGCCGGTGTGGGCGTGCAGACTCGACACGAGCCCCCTGTACCCCGGCGAGCGGTTCTCTATCTTGGTGATGGCTCTCGCGAGTGCGCGGTGCTTCCCGTCGAGGAGTTCGTCCACGAGGTCCGGGTCGGCGTCCGCCTCGGCGTCGCGCCCGTCTCCGCCGTCCGGTCCGGCCATCAGTCGCGGCGGGGGGCGTTCTCGCGCACGAACTCGATGGTCTCCTTCATCGAGGTGCCCGGACCGAACACCGCCGCGACGCCCATCTCCTTCAGTTTCGGGCGGTCGTCGTCGGGGATGATGCCGCCGACGAGGACGAGCGTATCCTCGAACGCGCCGTACTCCTTGAGACCGTCTATCACCTTCGGGACGAGCGTGTTGTGCGCCCCCGAGAGGATGGAGAGGCCGAGGACGTCCACGTCCTCTTGGACGGCCGCTTGGACGATTTCGTCCGGCGAGCGGTGGAGGCCGGAGTAGACGACCTCGAAACCGGCGTCTCGGAAGGCGCGGGAGATGACGTGCGCCCCTCGGTCGTGCCCGTCGAGACCGACCTTTGCGATGAGACAGCGGATTGTGCGCTGTTGTTGGCCGCGTTCTGCGTCGGCGCTCATGGGAGACGTTTCGCCGCCGGTCCGTTTGACTCTAACGGACGTTCAGGATGAATACCCGGTCCGCGTCTCGTCGCTCGGCACCGTCCCGGGGACGTAGACGAGGTAGCCCGACGCCGACAGGCCGATGCGCTCCAACGGGACGAGCACCACGGTGAACGGTTCGACCCCCGCCTCGCGGACCGACCGTTCGATCTGCTGGTCCGCCGGGTCGGCGTCGCGGAGGCGGTCCGAGACGAGTCGCCGTTCGCCCGTTGTCGGGAACGCGTCGGCCGCGTCCTCCCCGAGGGCGTCCGCCGCTTGGGGGAACGTCCGCTCGTAGGCGGCGTTTATCTCGCGGACGGACGCCTCCCCGCTCCGTTCGGCTTCGACGTACGCGACGGGCACCGGAAGCGCCTCGAAGAACGCGTGGAACCGGTCCCGTTCGTCTCTGAGCGCCGTCTCCCGTTCGAGGCGGGCGAGCGCTTCGTTCGTGTAACCCGCAAGAATTTCGAGGAACTCCACGTCCTGTTCGTCGTAGGCGTCCGCTTCGTCCGCAACCACCTGAAGGACGCCTCGGTCGCCGACGGGGACGCTGACGACGGAGCGGAACTCCCGCTCTTTGAACGTCGCGTCCGGGTCCGACTGCATGTCGGCGACGACCTGCGGTTCGCCCGTCTCCAGCGTCCGACCGGCGACGCCCTCGCCGAGGTCGATGGGCCGTTCCGCATCCATCGGAAGCGTCGAACAGCACGGGACTATCTGGTCGCCCTCGACGAACGCGAGGACGCAGAAGTCGAAGTCCAACGCGTCGTGGGTCGCCTCGACGGTTCGGTCGCAGACGTCGTGGACGGTTTCACAGCCGGTTATCTGCTTTGCGTACCGGGAGAGCGCCGTCAGTTTGGCGTTGACCTCTTCGAGGTGGTTCGTTTCCCTGCTCTCGGACACTTCCGTCTGGACGCGGGCGACCAAGTCGTCGATGCTCGCAGTCGAGGGGATGACGGCGTCGACGTGGGTGTAGAGCACCTCCTCGCCGTAGACGACCAACGGAATCGAGGGGTCCGTCTCCGAAATCGTCCAGACGACGTCGGCGTCTGCGCCCACGGCGACGACGCAGTCCACCGTCGGGCCCAACTCGCGGAGGTACTCCGCGGCGGTCGAACTCGACCTGACGACGGTCTGACCCGGGAGGTGCGCCGACAGGGACGACGCCACGTCGGACTCCTCACCGGCGGCGTCGCCGCCGGTCGTCACGACGAGAACCCGGGTATCGCTCGGTCCGGAGGCCATTCTGATACGTATCACGCCTACTCTGCCTTAAACCGTTCTACTGAGACGGATTTCGCGCCTGTTAGGGAGGCTCTCGTGACCGCAGGTGAGCCGCCTCCCCGATTCAGACGTGCTCGTCGAGGAACTCGACGATTTGGGAGTACGCCTCGACGCGGTTCTCAAGCTTCGAGAAGCCGTGCCCCTCGTCTTCGAAGATGAGTTCTCGGACGGGGACGTGTTCGCTCGCCTCCTCGACGAGTTGGTGCGCCTCCGAGACGGGAACGCGCGGGTCGTTCTCGCCGTGCAGGACGAAAAGCGGCGCGCGAATCTTCTCGACGTTGTTCAACGGCGAGATGGACTCGAGGAACTCGCGGTCATCCTCCAGGGAACCGTACTCCGCCTCGCGGAGTTCGCGCCGCCACTCGCCCGTGTTCTCGAGGAAGGTGACGAAGTTGGCGATGCCGACGATGTCGACGCCCGCGGCCCACAGTTCGGGGTACTCCGTCATCGACGCAAGCACCATGAACCCGCCGTAGGACCCGCCCATCGCGACGACTCGGTCCGGGTCCACCGCGGGGTGGTCGTGAAGCCACTCCACCGCCGCCTCGATGTCGGCGACGGAGTCCATGCGGTTCTCCACGTCGTCTAAGTGGCCGTACGCCTTGCCGTACCCCGCCGAGCCTCGGACGTTCGGTTCGAAGACGGCGTACCCGTGCGCGAGGAAGTACTGCTTCACCGCGCTGAACGAGGGGCGGCGCTGGGACTCGGGGCCGCCGTGGATGTCCACGATGACGGGCGTATCGCCATCGCCCGCGGCGCTGTCGGGCAGCGAGAAGAACGCCGGAATATCCCGGTCGTCGAACGTCGGGTAGTGGACGAGTTCGGGTTCGACGAAGGAGTCCCGCGGGATGCCCGCCGTCGCCGCGCGCGTCCAGCGTTCGGCCTCGCCCGTCTTCGCGTCCACGACGTACACGTTCGTCGCGTCGGTGCTCGTCGTCACCGTCAGGGCGAACCGGTCGCCGTCGGGGCCCCACGAGACGCCGCCGGCGACGCCGCGCGGCACGTCCGGTTCGGCGGACGGGTCGATTCTGTCGGGCGCGGTGAGTTCGCCCGCCGTCAGTCGGGTGTAGCCGTCCACGTTCCGCGAGTAGACGACGCGGCGGGAGTCTTCGTCTATCGAGACGCCGTCTATCTCCCACTCCTCGTCCGAGACGACGAGCGAGAACTCCCCGGTGTCGATATCGACGCGCCACAGGTCGAGCGTGTCGCTCTCGCGGTCCGAGACGAGGTAGACGCTCTCGCCGTCCGGCCCCCACGAGGCGGACTGGAAGCGCACCGTCCCCTCGTGGGGCGTGAGGTGGGTCAGTTCGCCCGACTCGACGTCGAGGACGGAGACGTCCTGGTCGAAGTTCGAGTACGCCTCCGAGACGATGAGCTTCGCGTCGTCGGGCGACCACCCGCCGAGGGTGAGCCAGCCGTCGCCCTCGACGACGAGTTCCGCCTCCTCGCCCGTCTCGTCGCGGCCCTGCACGTACACGTCGAAGACGGACTCCTCGCGGCGGTTCGAGGTGAACGCGACTCGCTCGCCGTCGTGACTCCACCCGCCCCAGCGGTGTTTGGCGTCCGGCATCCCGGTGAGGTTCGTCACCTCGCCCGTCCCGGGGTCGTAACGGAACAGCTGTTGCCGCTCGTTGCCCCCCTCGTCCATCCCGAAGGCGAGTTCGTCGCGTTCTGGCGACCACGAGGCGAACGTGACGCGTTCGTCGTAGAACGTCCGCTGTTCGGGCCACGCGCCGGGTTCCTCGACGGTCCAAACCTGCGGCACGCCCGTCGTGTCCATGAGAAAGGAGAGCCGTTCCCCCTCGGGGCCGAACGACGCGCCGTAGGCGCTTCTGACGTTCAGATACCGCTCGATGTCGTGCACGGGGGAACGTCGGGGGCCGGCGACGAAACGTTTCGGGTGGTCGAACTCCCGTCCGCCGTCAGTGGCCCCGGAACTCGCCTTTGACCTCGGTCAGTTTCGGGCGGAGCTTGTCCGTCGCCAGCAGGTACGCGAAAGAGAGCGCGACGGCGCCCATGACCGCCGCCCACGCGCCGAGTTTCGGTTGGCCGCCCTGCGCGGTGGCGACTGCGAACGACTCCGCGTAGAGCGCCGCCGCCGACAGGCCGAGCGAACCGGTGCCGTAGACCAGTAGCTCGAGAAGTTCGGGCAGTAGTTCGAGTAACGCAGTCGTCATGACCGACGAGTCCCGAGCGACCGACCGAAGTTCTTTCGGTCGTCCGACGCGATTCGAGCGGGACTCAGAGCATCCCTTCGGCCTTCAGACCCTCGATGACGTCGTCTACGAGGGAGTCGACGTCCTCGTAGGGGAAGCTCTGGTGGCTCCCGAGTTTCGCCGCCATCTCCATGGCGGTGAAACTCACCTCGCCGTCGTTCGCCTCGAAACGGGTTCCGGGCCCGTTCGGAAGTGCGGGAACGAGGTCCATCTGGTTTTTCACGGGGAAGTCGGCACCTTCGAACGCGGCTCGAAATTCGGAGCGGAGTTCCGCTTCGGCGTCTGCCATGGCTCCTAATGGTCACATGAGGCGCAAAAGCGTTCCGGAACCACGACAAACGAGTTTACCGTTCTACCGGGACGCGAGTCTTTTTGCGGCGGCGTCGGGAAGGAAAATCCATGGCCGACTACGAGTTCGACTTCGACCTCCTGAAGGAACTGACGGAGACCAGCGGCGTCCCCGGGTACGAGGACCGCGTCCGCGACGTGGTTCGCCGAGAGTTCGAATCCAGCGTCGACGAGGTTCGCTCGGACGCGATGGGCAACGTCGTGGGCACCATCGAGGGCGACGGGGACTACTCCGTCGCCGTCGCCGCCCACATGGACGAGATCGGCTTCATGGTGCGGCACGTCACCGACGACGGGTTCGTCCAACTCGACGCCCTCGGCGGGTGGGACCCGCGCGTCCTGAAGGCGCAACGCGTCCGCATCCACACCGAGGACGGCGACGTGCCGGGCGTCATCGGGTCGCCGCCGCCGCACACCCTCTCGGAGGAGGAGAAGGAGAAAGACCCGAAAGTCGAGGACGTCCACGTCGACGTGGGCCTCTCGGCCGAGGACGCCAACGAGGCGGTGTCCGTCGGCGACTTAGTGACGATGGAGCAGACGACGGTGGAGATGGGCGAGACGGTGACGGGGAAGGCCCTCGACGACCGGATCTGTCTGTTCTCGATGCTCGAAGCGGCGAAGCGAATCGAGGACCCCGACGTGACCGTCCACTTCGCCGCGACGGTCCAAGAGGAGGTCGGACTCCGCGGGGCGAAGGCCCTCGGCGTCGATATCGACCCGGACCTCGCAATCGCCCTCGACGTGACCGTCGCCAACGACGTGCCCGGGTTCGAGGCGGGCGACCACGTGACCGAACTCGGCGAGGGGACGGCGATAAAGCTGAAAGACGGTAGCGTCATCACGAGTCCGAAGGTCCACCGCCGCCTCCGTTCGGTGGCCGAGGACGCCGACATCCCCCACCAGATGGAGATTTTGCCCGCCGGCGGGACGGACACCGCAGGCTTTCAGAACACTCACGGGGCGAAACCCGTCGGCGCAATCTCCGTGCCGACGCGGTACCTCCACACCGTGACCGAGAGCGCGCACGTCGCCGACGTGGACGCGACGATAGACCTCCTGACGGCGTTCTTAGAGACGGAGACGGGCGAGCACGACTACGCGTACTGACCGCGTGACCCCCGTCGAGGAGGACCGGCGAGTCGGTTATTATCGGCCCGACGACGCGCCCCCGCCGAGACGGCGGCGCGTTCGGCCGCCGCCGAAACGACGACCGAGAGTTCCGACCGCGAAGCCGAGGACGCCGATAGGGACGCCCCACAGAACTGCGACGAAGAGGGCGGTTCCGAACGTTTCTACGGGGCCGACCGTCTCGAAGTGCATCGCCGTCGCGCCGAAGAGGCGGTGGAGGTTACTCGGCGAGAAGTGTTCGACCGTCGTCCCGTACCGCGCGAGGCCGATACCGAATATCGGCCCCGCCACGAGCGTAATCGTCGGTATCAGACCGGAGTTCTTCGCGGCGAAACCCGCAGCGAACGCCACGAGCAGGAACAGTCCGACGAGAGCGACGGTCCGCGGGCCCGCGCCGAACAACGCATCGACGACCCACCGTCCGAGACTGTAGGGGTGGTTGTCGCCGATAACCAACCGTTCGATACTGCTATACCCGTACGTTGCGCTCACGAGCAATCCGGTCACTACCGCCGTTATCGGGGCGGACAGAACCGCAATCGCCGACGTTCGCCGCCGCGTGCCGACTATCCCGCGTCGGATGCGCTTGCGGGTGCTTTCGAGGGCAGAGCCGGTCGGACGTTCGTCTGTCTTGGAGACCATATTGACAGACAAAATATACAATCAGAGCCAAATATGGTTTTCTCTCGGGCGAGCGACCGGCGGTCGGAACCGGCGCTCGCGGCCCACTTCCGCGGGTTCGACGGAGAACGGTCTCCGACGCCCGTCCGTTCTCGGCGGGGCTGTTTTCGGTCGCGGGTCGGACCAAACCAAAGTATTCACTACAGCCGACTCCCAACCCCCGTCCATGACTGACGGCAACGCGGAGATGTCCCGTCGCGCGTTCCTTCGGACCGCCACCGGGGCGGCGGCCGTCGCGGGTGCGTCAGGGGCCGCCGCGGCCCAGGAAACGGGTACGAGCACGGCGTCCGGCGGCGAAGGGACCGGTACCGCAAGCGGCGAAGGCACCGGTACCGGCACCGCGGGCGGCGAGGGAACCGGCACCTCCGAGGGTGGCGGCGGTGGCGGTGGCGGCGGCGGTGGAACCGAAACCGTCGCCGTCGGTCCGGACGGCGAACTCGTCTTCTCGCCCGGCACCGACTCGCCGCTACAGATAACCCCCGGAACGACCGTCGAGTTCGTCTGGGAGTCCGACAACCACAACGTAGTCGTCGACAGCCAACCCGACGACGCAAGCTGGGAGGGTCACGAACCCATCGAGAACTCCGGCTTCTCGTTCAGTTCCACCTTCGACGTTCTCGGCACGTACGAGTACCACTGCGACCCCCACGAGACGGCGGGCATGGTCGGCACCATCGAAGTCGTCGAGTCGATCTCGACGCCCGCGCCCGAGCAAGTGCCGTCCGTCCCCGACTCGGCGAAGACGCTCGGCGTCGCCACCACGTTCGCGATGGTCGCCACGCTCGGTCTCGCCTTTTTCTTCCTGAAGTACGGCGGCGACTACGAACTCGAAGACGAGGAGTAATCCGACGCCGTCTTTCTGCGGCTTTTCGCCCACCGAGAGCGGTCGGCTTCGGCGGTGCCGTCCTGTATCGTACTGCGAGGGCTCGCTACGCTCGCCTCGCGGCACTTTTTGGTCCGCCGGCAGAGCTTCGCTCTGCCGAGCCTCCGCTCGCTTCGCTCGCGGAGACAGATGTTTGGATGGGGGTTCGAGCGTGCCGGAGGCGCGCGAGGACTCCCTCGAAAAAGGTGGGTTAGAAGAACCCGTAGTCCTCGATGGCCTCGGTGTAGCAGTCGACGTACCGTTGGACGACGGTCGAGTGGTCGTAGTCGGCGAACGCCTCGTTGACCGTCATGTCGTCGGCGCGGGCGGCGACGGCGATCTCGCGCGCGAGTTCCTGCGGACTCGTCACGCGGACGCCCCGGTCGCAGTTCTCGACGAGTTCGTGCGCGCTAGAGCGGGCTTGATACTCCACGAGTCCGACGCACCCGCAGGCGAGGGCCCACAGCAGGTTGGTGGCGAACGGTTCGACGGCGGCGGTCTGAGCGAACACCCGCGCGCCCTTCATGATGGGGACGAACTCCTCCGGCGGCAGGTCGCCGAGGAACTCCACTCGGTCGTCGATTCGGAGTTCGGCCGCCGTCTGCTTGGCGGCGTCGAGTTCCGGACCGTCGCCGACGACGGCGGCGCGCCAGTCCCTGTCGCGCAGTTCCGCGAGGGCGAGGAAGAACGACTCCACGTTCGCGTGTTCGTCGATGTCGCGGGCGTACACCATGTCCGCGCGGGAGTCCACGTCGCTCTCGCGGACGAGGTCGAAGTCGATGGACTCGGGGACGACGCGGACGGCCTCCTCGGCGACGCCGTACTCCCGGACGTGCGTCTTGACCATCCGGGAAGGGGTGACGACGCGCTTGGCCGCGCGCGCGGCGCGTTTGCTCGCGCCCGTCGAGTCCTCCTCGCGTTCGGTCCACCAGTCGACGACCACCGGCGTCCGGAGGAACCGCGCCGCCGTCTTCGCGGCGGTGACGTGCGACGGCGGACTGTTGGCGGCGTGTATCACGTCCGGTTTGACGCGCCGGAGGGCGAAGGGGAGTTTCGAGGCGAACGACCCCACCGAGGGCGTCTCGGTGACGGCGACGTACGTCACGTCGTTCTGTTCGAACTCGGGCACGTCGCCCTCCCACCACTGCGCGCAGAGGACGGTCACGTCGTGGCCGCGCGCGGCGAGGAGTTCCGCCGTCCGCCGCGTCCGTCTCGTCGCACCGTCTGTGCGACGTTGCTCGGTGTACATCGAGACGAACGCGATTCGCATACCCGACGGCTTGTCTCCGCCCAATAAAAAACCCTCAGCATTTCCGCGTCGGATTCGGGTGCGGTTCGAGCGATTTCGGCGGTCGGTCGCCGGCGTCAGAGGGGGACGGCGACCAGCGTCGCCGCCGACTGGACGTACTCCCACCCGTAGAGGTGGTTCAGGAGGAAGTAGGTGACCACGCCCAAGGACAGAGAGAGGAGCCACGACCCGGCGGCGATGCGACCCACGCGTCGGTGCGGCGTGTCGCGGCGCAGTTCGCCCGGCGAGTGCGTGAGTCCGAGGACGAGTGCGTAGAGGACGACGGGCACGGCGACGATGGAGAGGACGATGTGAATCGCCAGCATCGCGAGGTACGGGTAGTAGACGAACGTCGGGCCGACGAACTCCTTGGTCCCGCCGCCGCCGATTTTCGTGAGGTACATCGCGAGGAAGACGAGGATGAGGGCGAACGAGGCGACCATAGCGACGGCGTGCTTCCGCACCTCGTCGCGCCGAATCCACCGCCACCCGGCGGCGATGACGACGACGTTCACCGCGTTCACGAGGGCGATGGCGTCCGAAAGCAGGTTCACCTCGGCCAGAGAGAGGTCGGGGAAGACGGTGCCGGGGACGTACCCGAGGAAGGTGCCGACGACGAGGCCGTAGCCCACGACGGAGAGCACCGCCGTCACCGCCGCGGGATGTTCCTTCACCGGATTGTCGGCGCTCGCGGTTGCCATGCGGGGGACTTCGAAAGGTACCGCCTTCCGTCTTCGGATTCCGGGCGGGGATTCGGGAGACGAACGGCGTCGCGGAGAACCGACACGCGCGGGAGAATCACGACCCCGGGGGCCAAGGAATATGTGAACGAAGGAGAAATTACGGTTCGATGCCCGAAGGTCCAGCCGCAGATTCGTTCAAGTACGCCCTCAATCCGGAGTTGCTGAAGCTGTACGGAGCGGTTTTCGTCGGATACGTCGTCCTAAAGGAGACGATGTTCTGGTCGAAGTTCGTCGTCGACGTCGAACCGTTCCAGACCCTCCTCGAACTCCCCTTCCTGCTCTGCGGGACGGCACTCGTCGTCGGCGGACTCGTCGGTTCGCTGCACCGCATCCTGTCCGATACGGCGTCGAGCGGTCAGCGGTGAGGTGTAGCGGTTCAGACGCGGTGAGGTGACGCCCCGCACTGTACCGCGGCGAGCGAGCGCCAGCGAGCGAGGCGCGGCCTTTTTGGTCCACCGGCAGAGCTTCGCTCTGCCGAGCCTCCGCTCGCTTCGCTCGCGGAGACAGATTTTTTGAGGGGGTTCGAGCGTGCCGGAGGCACGCGAGGACCCCCTCGAAAAAGGTGGGTGGTTAGATGACGCCCGTGAACGTCGCGGCCTCTATCGCCGCCTCCTCGCTCACGCCGTCGCCGAGGATGGTGTACCGGTCGCGGATGGTGTGGGCGGTTGTCAGCGCCTCGATGACCGTCTCGTCCGAGATGCCGAGGCCCGCGGCGGTGGTTGGCGCGCCCATGGTGTCGAGGGCGTCGCGGATGTCGCGCCACTCGCCCTGTTCGCCGCTGTGGAGGTACTCGGTCACGATAGAGCCGACGCCGACTTGGTGGCCGTGGAGTGCGCCGTTCGGAACCAAGCGGTCGAGTTGGTGCGAGAAGAGGTGTTCCGCGCCCGAGGCCGGACGGGAAGAGCCCGCGATGGACATGGCGACGCCCGAGGAGACGAGCGCTTTCACGACGACCCACGCCGACTCCTCGAGGCCCTTCTTGATGGAGTCGGAGTTGCCGACGAGCATCTCGGCGGTCATCTGCGAGAGCGCGCCCGAGTACTCGGAGTACTCGACGTTCTTCAGGCGGTGGGCGAGTTGCCAGTCTTTCACCGCGGTGTAGTTCGAGATGATGTCCGCACAGCCCGCGGTGGTGAGTTCCCACGGCGCGTCCGCGAGAATCTCCGTGTCGGCGACGACGGCCAACGGCGGGTCGGCGGCGACGGAGTGGCGGGTGTCGCCCTCCGGGATGGACGACCGCCCGGAGACGATGCCGTCGTGACTCGCCGCCGTCGGCACGGAGATGAACCCGCAGTCGAGGCTGTCGGAGGCCATCTTCGCGGTGTCGATGGCCTTGCCGCCGCCGAGGGCGACGAGGTAGCCCGCGCCGACTTCGTTGCCGACCTCGATGACGCGTTCGACGGAGTCGAAACTCGCCTCGGAGATGGTGACCGTCGCCGGGTCGTCGAACTGCGCGCGAACCCGGTCGCCCGCTATCTCGTTCGGCGTCGGACTCGTCACCAAGAGCGGCCGCCCCGAGAGGTAGAGTTCACTCACCGCCGCGGAGAGCTCCTCCAACACCTCGTGGCCGACGAGGACGTTCCGCGGGAGCTGAATCCACTTCGATTTGTCGAACATACGTGCCTCTCTTCGGCGGTGGTTCATACGCTTTTCTCGTCCGGAACGACCGATGGCGGTGGCAACGGCGGAGGGGCGGGGAGAGCGCTCGGACGGAACCGAAAACCGGGTCAGAGCAGTCCGCCCGCCGCCTGCGAGAGGAAGACGACGCCGAACCCCGCGAGGACGACGGCGCTGACGCCCGCGACGATGGGTGCGAAGGCGTCGACGCGCCGTTCCGCGCCCACGAGCGCCGCCGGGAAGCCCGTCACCCACAGCACGATACCGCCGAAGAAGCCGACGACGAGCGCCGGCGACCCCGTCTCGACGACGAGCGTCCCGGCGAGTTCGCCGCCGACGTACGGCGTCTCCGCGAGAACGTCCAGCGTGCCGGGTTTCAGGAGTCCGACGCCCATCGTGAGCCAGAACAGAATCTGGTAGGGGTTCGTCAGAGCGAGGAGGAACGCCTTGCCGAAGCCGGTGGTCGCCCGCGACTCTACGGCCCCCGCCGCGCCGTCTGCACCGCCGTCGCCGTCCGCGGTACCGTCGCTCTGACCGCCGTCGCCGCGGGCGTCCGGTCGGAACGAACTTCGGACGTCTTTGGCCGCGCCGTACGCGAAGTAGAGCATGAGGACGCCGCCGACGCCGACCATCGCCGCGCGGACCGTCGGGAACCGCTCGACGAACGCGACGACGCCGAGGGCCGCGAGGACGAAGAAGATGATATCCGCCGTCATCGCGCCGAGTCCGGCCTTGAACCCGGCGACCCACCCGCGGAGGACGCTCTCCTCGGCGATAATCGCGTTCATCGGGCCGGGCGGGGCCGCCAGCGCCAGACCGAAGACGACGCCGGCGAGGAGAGAGGGAGCGAGATTCGTCACGTCAGGCGACTACGCGAGACCGTACAAAAAGAACACGGAGACAGAACGGGAGACCGCGGTGCGCCGACGGGGAGAGTCGGACGGATTCGGGTTCGAGCCGACGGAACCGGTCCGGAGCGGACGGAACCGTACACGACCGGAGCGAACCGGGGCGAACCGAACGCCGCCGGGGGTTAGAGGAGACCCGTCACGACGGAGGAGACGCCGCCGACGACCGTCTCCCAGACGGAGAACCCCGTCACCATCGAGAGGACGGTGTCGAGGCCGAAGAACAGGAACAGCACCGCGCTGAACAGGTGGGCCTTCCGCATGTCCACCCGGTGGGCGAACGTGTGGAAGAAGTAGGCGTTCGCGAGGCTCACGGGGATGATGGCGAGCATCTCGCCCACCCAGATGGCCGACGTGGCGCCGTACTGGACGGCCAACCCGACGGTGACGAGTTGGGTCTTGTCGCCGAACTCGCCGGCCGCCATCATCGAGAAGATGGGGACGAACCCGCCGAAGTGACCGGCGATGCGGTCTATCGGGGCGGGAAGGTCGCGTTCGGAGACGAGTCCCCCCGTCCCGCCGTCCGTCTCGGCGTCCACTCTGGTCGTCCCCGGTTCCGGCGCGGACCGGTAGAGGACGACGGCGAAGGTGACGAACAGTATCGCGGTGACGGCGTCGAGGACGACCGGCGAGAACGCGTCCTGTAGCGCCTGCCCGAACCACACTTCGAGGGCGGTCCACCCGGCGAACGCCGACCCCGCGGCGGCGACGACGACGAGGGGGTTGTACCGCGTCGAGAGGCCGGCGATGATGAACTGCACCTTCTCGCCGGGCAACACCAGCAACTGCGCGACGAACGCGACGGTGAGCACTTCGAGGTAGCTCGTCACGTCGTGGGTACCTCCTCGCTCTCGCCGTCCGAACCGCCCGCCGCGCGAACGCGAATCGACGCCGCGACGGCGTCCGGAAGGCTCTGTTCGTCGCCCTCGACTCCGTCGCCGTCACCGATGCGGACGGTCACCATGCCGAACGGGGCGATGTCCGTCACCTCGATGCTCGTTCCGGGGGTGATGCCCGCGTCGGCGAGGTACTCCAGTTCCTCTTGGTTGCGGTCGCTGACCCGCGCGACGACGACCGTCTCGCCGACGGAGTGGTCCGACAGTCGCGTCGTCTCCTCGTGGTCGAGGGGGGACAGATCGGGCGAGGGAATCGGGTCGCCGTGCGGGTCCACCGTCGGGTTCCCGAGGACGTCCGCGACGCGCCGTTCGAACTCCTCTGAGATGTGGTGTTCGAGGGCGTCCGCCTCGTCGTGGACTTCGCTCCAGGAGTAATCGAGGTGTTCCGCGAGGTACGCCTCGAGCAGGCGGTGGTGACGGAGGACTTCGAGCGCCACCGTCTCGCCCTCCTCCGTCAGTTCGGCTCCTTTGTACTTCTCGCGGTGGACGAGGCCGCGATCCGACAGCTTCCCGAGCATGCTCGTCACCGTCGGCGGCGTCTTCCCGAGGTACTCGGCGATGGCGGAGGTGGAGACGGGCGGCCCGCTCTCGGCCTGAATCTGGTAGATGGCCTTCAGGTAGTCCTCCATCACGTC encodes:
- a CDS encoding plastocyanin/azurin family copper-binding protein; protein product: MTDGNAEMSRRAFLRTATGAAAVAGASGAAAAQETGTSTASGGEGTGTASGEGTGTGTAGGEGTGTSEGGGGGGGGGGGTETVAVGPDGELVFSPGTDSPLQITPGTTVEFVWESDNHNVVVDSQPDDASWEGHEPIENSGFSFSSTFDVLGTYEYHCDPHETAGMVGTIEVVESISTPAPEQVPSVPDSAKTLGVATTFAMVATLGLAFFFLKYGGDYELEDEE
- a CDS encoding glycosyltransferase family 4 protein; its protein translation is MRIAFVSMYTEQRRTDGATRRTRRTAELLAARGHDVTVLCAQWWEGDVPEFEQNDVTYVAVTETPSVGSFASKLPFALRRVKPDVIHAANSPPSHVTAAKTAARFLRTPVVVDWWTEREEDSTGASKRAARAAKRVVTPSRMVKTHVREYGVAEEAVRVVPESIDFDLVRESDVDSRADMVYARDIDEHANVESFFLALAELRDRDWRAAVVGDGPELDAAKQTAAELRIDDRVEFLGDLPPEEFVPIMKGARVFAQTAAVEPFATNLLWALACGCVGLVEYQARSSAHELVENCDRGVRVTSPQELAREIAVAARADDMTVNEAFADYDHSTVVQRYVDCYTEAIEDYGFF
- a CDS encoding DUF420 domain-containing protein, producing the protein MATASADNPVKEHPAAVTAVLSVVGYGLVVGTFLGYVPGTVFPDLSLAEVNLLSDAIALVNAVNVVVIAAGWRWIRRDEVRKHAVAMVASFALILVFLAMYLTKIGGGGTKEFVGPTFVYYPYLAMLAIHIVLSIVAVPVVLYALVLGLTHSPGELRRDTPHRRVGRIAAGSWLLSLSLGVVTYFLLNHLYGWEYVQSAATLVAVPL
- a CDS encoding NAD(P)-dependent glycerol-1-phosphate dehydrogenase, with the protein product MFDKSKWIQLPRNVLVGHEVLEELSAAVSELYLSGRPLLVTSPTPNEIAGDRVRAQFDDPATVTISEASFDSVERVIEVGNEVGAGYLVALGGGKAIDTAKMASDSLDCGFISVPTAASHDGIVSGRSSIPEGDTRHSVAADPPLAVVADTEILADAPWELTTAGCADIISNYTAVKDWQLAHRLKNVEYSEYSGALSQMTAEMLVGNSDSIKKGLEESAWVVVKALVSSGVAMSIAGSSRPASGAEHLFSHQLDRLVPNGALHGHQVGVGSIVTEYLHSGEQGEWRDIRDALDTMGAPTTAAGLGISDETVIEALTTAHTIRDRYTILGDGVSEEAAIEAATFTGVI
- a CDS encoding LysE family translocator: MNAIIAEESVLRGWVAGFKAGLGAMTADIIFFVLAALGVVAFVERFPTVRAAMVGVGGVLMLYFAYGAAKDVRSSFRPDARGDGGQSDGTADGDGGADGAAGAVESRATTGFGKAFLLALTNPYQILFWLTMGVGLLKPGTLDVLAETPYVGGELAGTLVVETGSPALVVGFFGGIVLWVTGFPAALVGAERRVDAFAPIVAGVSAVVLAGFGVVFLSQAAGGLL
- a CDS encoding TMEM165/GDT1 family protein, with product MTSYLEVLTVAFVAQLLVLPGEKVQFIIAGLSTRYNPLVVVAAAGSAFAGWTALEVWFGQALQDAFSPVVLDAVTAILFVTFAVVLYRSAPEPGTTRVDAETDGGTGGLVSERDLPAPIDRIAGHFGGFVPIFSMMAAGEFGDKTQLVTVGLAVQYGATSAIWVGEMLAIIPVSLANAYFFHTFAHRVDMRKAHLFSAVLFLFFGLDTVLSMVTGFSVWETVVGGVSSVVTGLL
- a CDS encoding metal-dependent transcriptional regulator; this encodes MLSDVMEDYLKAIYQIQAESGPPVSTSAIAEYLGKTPPTVTSMLGKLSDRGLVHREKYKGAELTEEGETVALEVLRHHRLLEAYLAEHLDYSWSEVHDEADALEHHISEEFERRVADVLGNPTVDPHGDPIPSPDLSPLDHEETTRLSDHSVGETVVVARVSDRNQEELEYLADAGITPGTSIEVTDIAPFGMVTVRIGDGDGVEGDEQSLPDAVAASIRVRAAGGSDGESEEVPTT